The following are from one region of the Bdellovibrio bacteriovorus genome:
- a CDS encoding ISL3 family transposase, with product MRVHQGGYLWEVQKLRSECPCLRCGSVKTVKSGKCTTTVRDESVRTVVLWLKIHKHRMYCKDCKKTFTEPVPGIWPRRRTTQRFRNAIAKACGTSKDLATVSRNHRVSHGFVYKICYEQLEVKLREHKQKKWPEVIGLDEHFFRRKKGITEFVSVFTDLKKKKMFEMAHGKDRNSLEEQLRDMPGRENVKVVVIDMSSSYRSFVKRFFPNAMIVADKFHVLRLLTPSIMKAGKEIHGHRQELSTRRKLLCSRKNLDYFVRVDIDRYLKDHHKLNELYRWKERLFEFYRVKGFSRASIAFHRLLSDMERSSLDEVQRLLRTFKRWKHEIIRYFENGYTNGFTERMNGTGKLVQRRAFGYRNFKNYRLRVLTACLFRNF from the coding sequence ATGAGGGTGCATCAAGGCGGCTATCTGTGGGAAGTCCAAAAGCTTCGCTCTGAATGCCCTTGTTTGCGCTGTGGCTCGGTTAAAACGGTAAAGTCAGGCAAGTGCACCACAACAGTTCGGGATGAATCCGTACGAACTGTCGTGCTGTGGTTAAAAATCCATAAGCACCGCATGTACTGCAAAGACTGTAAGAAAACTTTTACAGAACCGGTACCTGGTATCTGGCCACGCAGAAGAACCACTCAGCGATTTCGAAATGCCATTGCAAAGGCTTGTGGCACATCAAAGGATCTTGCAACTGTAAGTCGAAATCATCGCGTATCTCACGGGTTCGTTTATAAGATTTGTTATGAACAACTCGAAGTAAAACTTCGAGAACACAAACAAAAGAAATGGCCTGAGGTTATCGGCTTAGATGAACATTTTTTCCGACGTAAAAAGGGCATTACAGAGTTTGTAAGCGTTTTTACCGACTTAAAGAAAAAGAAGATGTTTGAGATGGCTCATGGGAAAGATCGCAACTCTTTGGAAGAACAACTTCGTGATATGCCTGGACGTGAAAATGTAAAGGTTGTCGTGATCGATATGTCCTCAAGTTATCGCAGCTTCGTGAAGAGATTTTTTCCTAATGCAATGATCGTCGCTGATAAATTTCACGTCTTAAGATTGCTCACGCCTTCGATCATGAAGGCCGGAAAAGAAATCCACGGCCATCGCCAAGAACTTTCAACGCGCAGAAAGTTGCTCTGCAGTCGTAAAAACTTAGATTACTTCGTTCGCGTTGATATAGATCGCTATTTAAAAGACCATCACAAGCTCAACGAACTTTATCGTTGGAAAGAACGACTCTTTGAATTTTATCGAGTTAAAGGCTTCTCTCGAGCCAGCATCGCTTTTCATCGATTATTAAGTGACATGGAGCGGTCGTCTTTAGATGAAGTCCAAAGACTCCTAAGAACCTTCAAAAGATGGAAACATGAAATCATAAGGTACTTCGAAAATGGCTATACAAATGGGTTTACAGAACGTATGAACGGAACCGGAAAGCTTGTCCAGAGGCGGGCTTTCGGGTATCGGAACTTTAAAAACTATCGTTTGAGAGTGCTAACTGCTTGTCTTTTTAGGAATTTTTGA